The following coding sequences are from one Anabas testudineus chromosome 16, fAnaTes1.2, whole genome shotgun sequence window:
- the zgc:174935 gene encoding 30S ribosomal protein S16 — translation MKVQVQVLVPVTICVSVVLLGIIKVRKTEQDREDKRSRFQDTKLRVTYDVLREYQGEKVEMQKLLDKTDIAKKALEQEVNMLKAKADKAKADADICQGNKKSARDGTGKIEAEFNNLKAEKDKEAARWKAEVETLKQKLEGRSKVCDYVKKESSAASKLCSNVVIVDNPKKEEPKVEAPKKEEPKAEVPKKEEPKVEAPKKEEPKVEAPKKEEPKVEAPKKEEPKAEAPKKEEPKKEAPKAEAPKKT, via the exons atgaaggTGCAGGTGCAGGTGTTGGTGCCAGTCACAATATGTGTGTCGGTCGTTTTGCTGGGGATCATAAAGGTGCGGAAAACGGAGCAGGACAGGGAGGACAAACGGAGCAGGTTTCAAGATACCAAGCTGCGAGTGACCTACGATGTGTTGAGAGAGTATCAGGGCGAGAAGGTGGAGATGCAGAAGCTGCTGGATAAGACCGACATTGCCAAGAAAGCCCTGGAGCAGGAAGTGAACATGCTGAAAGCCAAAGCAGATAAAGCGAAGGCTGATGCGGACATCTGCCAGGGAAACAAG aaaTCTGCAAGAGATGGGACAGGAAAAATAGAGGCAGAGTTCAATAATCTAAAAG ctgaaaaggATAAGGAAGCAGCCCGCTGGAAAGCAGAagtggaaacactgaaacagaaactaGAAGGCAGGAGTAAAGTGTGTGACTATGTGAAAAAGGAGTCCTCAGCAGCAAG CAAGTTGTGCAGCAACGTTGTGATTGTGGATAACCCTAAGAAGGAGGAGCCTAAGGTAGAAGCCCCTAAGAAGGAGGAGCCTAAAGCAGAAGTCCCTAAGAAGGAGGAGCCTAAAGTAGAAGCCCCTAAGAAGGAGGAGCCTAAAGTAGAAGCCCCTAAGAAGGAGGAGCCTAAAGTAGAAGCCCCTAAGAAGGAGGAGCCTAAAGCAGAAGCCCCTAAGAAGGAGGAGCCTAAAAAAGAGGCGCCCAAAGCAGAGGCTCCTAAGAAGACATGA
- the nbn gene encoding nibrin isoform X2: protein MWILTHLQPGGETHYLLSSKEYVVGRKNCDILLPNDQSISRAHAFLTANDQTLILKDNSKYGTCVNSERVVQNTPVNLKSGDIVTFGVFHSKFSVEHQKPVVCSSCLDNDGKASLSQALVALGGKLVNTWSQDCTHLAMPSVKVTIKTISALLCCRPIVKPEFFSELNKAVQQKLPPPKAESFIPEIDEPSLSKEDVNLGVIPVRKQLFTNKTFIFLSAKQLKRLSAAVGFGGGRSQLLEESSLPQNLLESPQSCVIDVTTASSQTLLSPSTTEWANSVKNIVERKGFRVITESEIGLAAIYASCNKYCNPSSLISDSESVPKVKPRIPSASLSQSVAVDETVLPASSQNITAYALNTEPSEGMQRCEVTGVTAVGETPEKKQNRTNTSQHLGSKFTAQTTATGGVVADTMSSLLNTVENTNSQRNIPESKLTGDGSSAIWSQPSTHTTNSGMKTFVQKQSPQKQKISAQASPQKQSTLMSFFRPVNKKRPLEDESATMSHPKRPVLDSSISMQPPQTSVTSKETTSVATSQIPLGSGADLFTARSDRVFHNAQEEPRSRKRKEMEAELQMDELMSIMSEDMDCFEVQPPQKKSQQEQPTVLGSADQKQGLNSADALSLSKRQGVHREENGTNQRPKVSLEKDSTSSKDWRQNSKQHIISIKKEQVDPSEYGTTNYESSKHLERSSASKSKELQPFEDDDASFIEDVDLLKVDFCQPKEETKTALEPVTIKQEAQESKIDEDLPKKLVLVEFRSLTVTTLPKTKSKQIQGNGYAKNFKCFRKSRIPGAEDSPHVIAGSDLLVHNRGKNSDLDEWLKDAAEEELQSRRDETIGDDLFRYNPTKLTKRR from the exons ATGTGGATATTGACGCACCTGCAGCCTGGAG GTGAGACCCACTATCTGCTCTCCAGTAAAGAGTATGTAGTGGGACGCAAGAACTGTGACATTCTCCTACCTAACGACCAGTCCATCAGCAGAGCTCACGCTTTCCTCACTGCTAATGACCAG ACCCTGATTCTTAAGGACAACTCCAAGTATGGCACATGTGTCAACAGTGAGCGTGTGGTGCAGAACACACCGGTGAACCTGAAGTCAGGGGACATTGTCACATTTGGAGTTTTTCACAGCAAATTCAG TGTGGAGCATCAAAAACCAGTAGTGTGTTCATCCTGTTTGGACAATGACGGCAAAGCATCACTGTCTCAGGCCCTGGTGGCTTTGGGTGGAAAGCTGGTCAACACCTGGAGTCAGGACTGCACTCATCTGGCCATGCCTTCTGTTAAAGTCACCATCAAG ACgatttctgctctgctgtgctgtcGTCCCATTGTGAAGCCGGAGTTCTTCTCAGAGCTCAACAAAGCCGTACAGCAGAAGTTACCCCCTCCTAAAGCAGAGAG TTTCATCCCTGAGATCGATGAGCCTAGCTTGAGTAAAGAGGATGTTAACCTTGGAGTGATTCCAGTTCGCAAACAACTTTTCACCAATAAGACGTTCATATTCCTTAGTGCCAAACAG CTAAAACGTCTGAGTGCTGCAGTAGGTTTTGGAGGTGGCAGGagccagctgctggaggagagcTCCCTGCCCCAGAACCTGCTGGAGTCTCCACAGAGCTGCGTTATTGATGTGACAACAGCCAGCTCCCAAACTTTGCTTTCTCCCTCTACCACAGAGTGGGCAAACTCTGTGAAGAACATTGTCGAAAG AAAAGGCTTTAGAGTCATCACAGAGTCTGAAATTGGTTTGGCAGCCATCTATGCTTCTTGCAACAAGTACTGCAATCCATCCAGTCTAATATCAGACTCAG AGTCCGTGCCAAAAGTGAAACCCAGAATCCCAAGTGCTTCGCTTTCACAGAGTGTGGCAGTGGATGAGACCGTTTTACCTGCATCATCTCAGAACATCACTGCATATGCACTTAACACAGAGCCATCAGAAGG GATGCAGCGGTGTGAGGTGACTGGCGTAACAGCAGTTGGAGAAACTCCTGAGAAGAAGCAAAATCGCACCAACACCAGTCAGCACCTTGGATCCAAATTTACAGCTCAGACAACAGCAACTGGAGGCGTAGTGGCTGATACAATGAGCTCATTGCtaaacacagtggaaaacacaaactcacagagGAACATACCAGAGTCCAAATTAACAG GTGATGGGAGTAGTGCCATTTGGTCCCAGCCATCCACTCATACAACCAACAGTGGGATGAAGACATTTGTACAGAAGCAATCCcctcagaaacagaaaatctctGCACAAGCGTCACCACAGAAACAATCAACTCTAATGAGTTTCTTTAGGCCTGTCAACAAGAAAAG ACCTTTGGAGGATGAGAGCGCCACAATGTCCCATCCAAAGCGACCTGTACTGGACTCATCCATCAGCATGCAGCCACCACAAACCTCAGTCACATCTAAAGAAACAACCTCTGTTGCAACATCACAGATTCCACTGGGGTCAGGAGCTGATCTATTCACAGCACGGTCTGACAGGGTCTTCCACAATGCCCAAGAGGAACCACGAagtagaaagagaaaagagatggaAGCAGAGCTACAGATGGATGAACTCATGTCTATAATGTCAGAAGATATGGACTGCTTTGAAGTCCAGCCTCCACAGAAAAAAAGCCAGCAAGAACAGCCAACAGTGCTAGGTTCAGCTGATCAGAAGCAAGGTTTAAATTCTGCAGATGCTTTGTCTTTAAGTAAGAGACAAGGAGtccacagagaagaaaatggaACCAACCAAAGACCAAAAGTGAGCCTGGAAAAGGATTCAACTTCCAGTAAAGACTGGAGACAAAACTCTAAACAGCACATCATCTCCATCAAGAAAGAGCAGGTAGATCCCTCAGAATATGGGACAACTAATTATGAGTCCAGCAAACATCTAGAAAGATCATCTGCCAGCAAAAGTAAAGAATTACAGCCTTTTGAAGATGATGATGCCTCTTTTATTGAG GATGTAGACCTACTCAAAGTAGATTTTTGCCAGCCTAAAGAAGAGACTAAGACTGCTCTGGAGCCTGTTACAATTAAACAAGAGGCACAG GAGTCAAAGATCGATGAAGACCTCCCTAAAAAGCTCGTTTTGGTGGAGTTCAGATCTCTGACTGTGACCACACTTCCCAAAACCAAGTCAAAGCAGATACAGGGCAATGGCTATGCAAAGAACTTCAAATGTTTCCGCAAG AGCCGAATCCCAGGTGCAGAAGACTCACCCCACGTCATTGCAGGGTCTGATCTGCTGGTTCACAACAGGGGCAAAAACTCTGATCTGGATGAATGGCTAAAAGATGCAGCAGAG gagGAACTCCAGAGCAGACGGGATGAGACAATAGGAGATGACCTCTTCAG gTACAACCCCaccaaactgacaaaaagaagatga
- the nbn gene encoding nibrin isoform X1 has translation MWILTHLQPGGETHYLLSSKEYVVGRKNCDILLPNDQSISRAHAFLTANDQTLILKDNSKYGTCVNSERVVQNTPVNLKSGDIVTFGVFHSKFSVEHQKPVVCSSCLDNDGKASLSQALVALGGKLVNTWSQDCTHLAMPSVKVTIKTISALLCCRPIVKPEFFSELNKAVQQKLPPPKAESFIPEIDEPSLSKEDVNLGVIPVRKQLFTNKTFIFLSAKQLKRLSAAVGFGGGRSQLLEESSLPQNLLESPQSCVIDVTTASSQTLLSPSTTEWANSVKNIVERKGFRVITESEIGLAAIYASCNKYCNPSSLISDSESVPKVKPRIPSASLSQSVAVDETVLPASSQNITAYALNTEPSEGMQRCEVTGVTAVGETPEKKQNRTNTSQHLGSKFTAQTTATGGVVADTMSSLLNTVENTNSQRNIPESKLTVSGDGSSAIWSQPSTHTTNSGMKTFVQKQSPQKQKISAQASPQKQSTLMSFFRPVNKKRPLEDESATMSHPKRPVLDSSISMQPPQTSVTSKETTSVATSQIPLGSGADLFTARSDRVFHNAQEEPRSRKRKEMEAELQMDELMSIMSEDMDCFEVQPPQKKSQQEQPTVLGSADQKQGLNSADALSLSKRQGVHREENGTNQRPKVSLEKDSTSSKDWRQNSKQHIISIKKEQVDPSEYGTTNYESSKHLERSSASKSKELQPFEDDDASFIEDVDLLKVDFCQPKEETKTALEPVTIKQEAQESKIDEDLPKKLVLVEFRSLTVTTLPKTKSKQIQGNGYAKNFKCFRKSRIPGAEDSPHVIAGSDLLVHNRGKNSDLDEWLKDAAEEELQSRRDETIGDDLFRYNPTKLTKRR, from the exons ATGTGGATATTGACGCACCTGCAGCCTGGAG GTGAGACCCACTATCTGCTCTCCAGTAAAGAGTATGTAGTGGGACGCAAGAACTGTGACATTCTCCTACCTAACGACCAGTCCATCAGCAGAGCTCACGCTTTCCTCACTGCTAATGACCAG ACCCTGATTCTTAAGGACAACTCCAAGTATGGCACATGTGTCAACAGTGAGCGTGTGGTGCAGAACACACCGGTGAACCTGAAGTCAGGGGACATTGTCACATTTGGAGTTTTTCACAGCAAATTCAG TGTGGAGCATCAAAAACCAGTAGTGTGTTCATCCTGTTTGGACAATGACGGCAAAGCATCACTGTCTCAGGCCCTGGTGGCTTTGGGTGGAAAGCTGGTCAACACCTGGAGTCAGGACTGCACTCATCTGGCCATGCCTTCTGTTAAAGTCACCATCAAG ACgatttctgctctgctgtgctgtcGTCCCATTGTGAAGCCGGAGTTCTTCTCAGAGCTCAACAAAGCCGTACAGCAGAAGTTACCCCCTCCTAAAGCAGAGAG TTTCATCCCTGAGATCGATGAGCCTAGCTTGAGTAAAGAGGATGTTAACCTTGGAGTGATTCCAGTTCGCAAACAACTTTTCACCAATAAGACGTTCATATTCCTTAGTGCCAAACAG CTAAAACGTCTGAGTGCTGCAGTAGGTTTTGGAGGTGGCAGGagccagctgctggaggagagcTCCCTGCCCCAGAACCTGCTGGAGTCTCCACAGAGCTGCGTTATTGATGTGACAACAGCCAGCTCCCAAACTTTGCTTTCTCCCTCTACCACAGAGTGGGCAAACTCTGTGAAGAACATTGTCGAAAG AAAAGGCTTTAGAGTCATCACAGAGTCTGAAATTGGTTTGGCAGCCATCTATGCTTCTTGCAACAAGTACTGCAATCCATCCAGTCTAATATCAGACTCAG AGTCCGTGCCAAAAGTGAAACCCAGAATCCCAAGTGCTTCGCTTTCACAGAGTGTGGCAGTGGATGAGACCGTTTTACCTGCATCATCTCAGAACATCACTGCATATGCACTTAACACAGAGCCATCAGAAGG GATGCAGCGGTGTGAGGTGACTGGCGTAACAGCAGTTGGAGAAACTCCTGAGAAGAAGCAAAATCGCACCAACACCAGTCAGCACCTTGGATCCAAATTTACAGCTCAGACAACAGCAACTGGAGGCGTAGTGGCTGATACAATGAGCTCATTGCtaaacacagtggaaaacacaaactcacagagGAACATACCAGAGTCCAAATTAACAG TTTCAGGTGATGGGAGTAGTGCCATTTGGTCCCAGCCATCCACTCATACAACCAACAGTGGGATGAAGACATTTGTACAGAAGCAATCCcctcagaaacagaaaatctctGCACAAGCGTCACCACAGAAACAATCAACTCTAATGAGTTTCTTTAGGCCTGTCAACAAGAAAAG ACCTTTGGAGGATGAGAGCGCCACAATGTCCCATCCAAAGCGACCTGTACTGGACTCATCCATCAGCATGCAGCCACCACAAACCTCAGTCACATCTAAAGAAACAACCTCTGTTGCAACATCACAGATTCCACTGGGGTCAGGAGCTGATCTATTCACAGCACGGTCTGACAGGGTCTTCCACAATGCCCAAGAGGAACCACGAagtagaaagagaaaagagatggaAGCAGAGCTACAGATGGATGAACTCATGTCTATAATGTCAGAAGATATGGACTGCTTTGAAGTCCAGCCTCCACAGAAAAAAAGCCAGCAAGAACAGCCAACAGTGCTAGGTTCAGCTGATCAGAAGCAAGGTTTAAATTCTGCAGATGCTTTGTCTTTAAGTAAGAGACAAGGAGtccacagagaagaaaatggaACCAACCAAAGACCAAAAGTGAGCCTGGAAAAGGATTCAACTTCCAGTAAAGACTGGAGACAAAACTCTAAACAGCACATCATCTCCATCAAGAAAGAGCAGGTAGATCCCTCAGAATATGGGACAACTAATTATGAGTCCAGCAAACATCTAGAAAGATCATCTGCCAGCAAAAGTAAAGAATTACAGCCTTTTGAAGATGATGATGCCTCTTTTATTGAG GATGTAGACCTACTCAAAGTAGATTTTTGCCAGCCTAAAGAAGAGACTAAGACTGCTCTGGAGCCTGTTACAATTAAACAAGAGGCACAG GAGTCAAAGATCGATGAAGACCTCCCTAAAAAGCTCGTTTTGGTGGAGTTCAGATCTCTGACTGTGACCACACTTCCCAAAACCAAGTCAAAGCAGATACAGGGCAATGGCTATGCAAAGAACTTCAAATGTTTCCGCAAG AGCCGAATCCCAGGTGCAGAAGACTCACCCCACGTCATTGCAGGGTCTGATCTGCTGGTTCACAACAGGGGCAAAAACTCTGATCTGGATGAATGGCTAAAAGATGCAGCAGAG gagGAACTCCAGAGCAGACGGGATGAGACAATAGGAGATGACCTCTTCAG gTACAACCCCaccaaactgacaaaaagaagatga
- the osgin2 gene encoding oxidative stress-induced growth inhibitor 2: protein MPLLEEKSRPQEHPPSIPVVIIGNGPSGICLSYLLSGYKPYLDSSTVHPNPILFRKLQETKHLPITEQDLEYLSEGLEGRSRNPVAVLFDTLLHPNADFGYEFPPVLQWRRDKQQHIPHLVLGKATPGGAWHAMEGSMLTISLGIWMELPGVNYRDLTNGKRRDVTSNRATPEEISSYYRNYVKLKGLQKNFVDNTYVTSVQKLCRGHKGQSLENGNTDQGDVSVGNVGSEGFEGNGVEYINNGGGGALWEVRGYQQVQNNTHVPFSLFAENVVLATGASDSPIRLGIEGEDLPFVFHSMSDLGLAISQRKLDINSDPVLIIGAGLSAADAVLCACSSKIRVLHVFRKRVDDPDLIFKQLPKTLYPEYHKVYNMMCSQTYLSMAPSSAPNRPQVVSIASSVCAKMCSKPQLAAGNMAGNASVSLFPDYTSFPEHCVVSLQSDMKCLLQGNNSLKAFKISMVLVLIGTNPNLFFLKGQGQYLGQDPTKPISCKQNPIDIHPYTFECTKEPGLFAMGPLVGDNFVRFLKGGALAIASCLLKRLKKKGKLISNGGTNFI, encoded by the exons ATGCCTCTGCTGGAAGAGAAAAGTCGACCACAAGAGCACCCACCTAGTATCCCTGTGGTCATCATAG GCAACGGCCCATCAGGTATTTGTCTGTCCTACCTTCTGAGCGGATATAAGCCCTACCTAGATTCGTCAACTGTCCACCCAAACCCTATCTTATTCAGAAAACTGCAAGAGACAAAGCACCTACCAATCACTGAAcag GATCTAGAATATTTGAGTGAAGGTCTTGAGGGCAGGTCAAGAAACCCTGTAGCAGTGCTCTTTGATACACTGCTTCATCCTAATGCTGACTTTGGCTATGAGTTCCCTCCTGTCCTTCAGTGGAGGAGGGACAAGCAGCAACACATCCCACATCTGGTGCTGGGGAAGGCAACACCTGGAGGCGCTTGGCAC GCAATGGAAGGATCCATGCTGACTATCAGCCTTGGCATCTGGATGGAGCTTCCAGGGGTCAACTACAGGGACTTGACGAATGGGAAACGCAG GGACGTAACCAGCAACAGAGCCACCCCAGAGGAAATCTCATCCTATTACCGTAACTATGTGAAGCTAAAGGGTCTTCAAAAGAATTTTGTTGACAACACCTACGTAACTTCTGTCCAGAAGCTTTGCCGGGGGCACAAGGGGCAAAGTCTGGAAAATGGAAACACTGATCAAGGAGATGTAAGCGTGGGAAATGTTGGGAGTGAAGGCTTTGAGGGAAATGGGGTTGAGTACATAAACAATGGAGGAGGGGGGGCACTCTGGGAGGTAAGGGGATATCAGCAGGTGCAGAACAATACCCATgtccccttttctctctttgctgaGAATGTAGTTCTGGCCACTGGAGCATCTGATTCACCAATTCGATTAGGTATAGAGGGGGAGGACCTACCATTTGTATTCCACAGTATGTCAGACCTGGGATTGGCTATAAGCCAGAGAAAGCTGGATATAAACTCTGATCCAGTTTTAATCATTGGTGCTGGTTTAAGTGCTGCAGATGCAGTTCTGTGTGCCTGCAGCAGCAAAATAAGAGTGCTGCATGTCTTTCGTAAGAGAGTAGACGATCCCGACCTCATCTTCAAACAGCTGCCCAAGACTCTGTATCCAGAGTATCACAAAGTCTACAACATGATGTGCTCTCAGACCTACCTAAGCATGGCTCCCTCTTCTGCACCCAACAGACCCCAGGTAGTGAGTATTGCCTCCTCAGTATGTGCCAAGATGTGCTCAAAGCCTCAACTTGCTGCAGGTAACATGGCTGGTAATGCTAGTGTCAGCCTGTTTCCTGACTACACCAGTTTCCCTGAACACTGTGTGGTGTCCCTCCAGTCTGACATGAAGTGTTTGTTGCAGGGGAACAACTCCCTCAAAGCATTCAAGATCTCCATGGTCCTTGTGCTGATTGGGACCAACCcaaacttgtttttcttgaaggGACAAGGCCAATACCTGGGTCAGGATCCAACAAAACCCATCTCCTGCAAGCAGAACCCCATTGACATCCACCCCTACACGTTTGAGTGTACCAAGGAACCAGGTTTGTTTGCCATGGGCCCACTGGTTGGAGACAACTTTGTTCGATTTTTGAAGGGTGGCGCTTTAGCCATCGCTTCCTGTCTGCTGAAGAGACTCAAGAAGAAAGGAAAGCTTATCAGCAATGGAGGGACTAACTTTATCTGA